Proteins encoded by one window of Babylonia areolata isolate BAREFJ2019XMU chromosome 8, ASM4173473v1, whole genome shotgun sequence:
- the LOC143285017 gene encoding uncharacterized protein LOC143285017, translated as MELRQEELEAHTAHQFPLVPYDGKDDFDSFLNHFERVAGLNKWKRSSWTARLVALLQGRARDACLRLQPEQLHDYVILKAALLHEFRLDADSYRKRFRSMRKLAEETFDQFLGRLKVCFSRWCVAAGRDESKADDIKDLVLQEQFLTTLNPDLVTEVRREEPNRVEDVAHITTKIVNARRAGRMAEAEFRVSKKGSRVSDCSFNLGAERKGPPHGSGDSAPNNAKGRDFTRIPACFNCGKPGHLAKECRQPKRVSLIAHVSPVQGVNAKTPTLCTSCASKQYSPRCEVSVNGHTVQALRDTGAQLIVVARRLVRPDSFTGATVRVVLAESRCSSVLPIARVDFQSPFIQGVLDVAVMESPVEEVLIGNCAWRGDGSSIVVPVYADPSLVGAVQTRAQAAANAKPLPTLPVKDIQIHVSREDLQHQQSGV; from the coding sequence atggaactgcGCCAGGAAGAGCTAGAAGCTCACACGGCTCATCAGTTTCCGCTTGTGCCGTATGATGGGAAAGACGATTTCGACAGCTTCCTTAACCACTTTGAGAGAGTGGCGGGATTAAATAAGTGGAAGCGTAGCTCCTGGACAGCCCGCCTGGTGGCCCTTTTGCAGGGTCGGGCGAGAGATGCCTGCCTACGGTTACAACCAGAACAACTACACGATTATGTCATCTTAAAAGCAGCTCTGCTTCACGAATTCCGTCTGGATGCAGATTCCTACCGCAAACGGTTCCGTTCAATGCGGAAATTAGCGGAAGAGACGTTTGATCAGTTTCTGGGCAGGCTGAAGGTTTGTTTCTCCCGGTGGTGTGTGGCCGCTGGACGGGATGAATCGAAGGCAGATGACATTAAAGATCTGGTCCTTCAGGAGCAGTTCTTGACCACACTCAATCCCGATCTCGTCACTGAAGTTCGGCGTGAGGAACCCAACAGAGTCGAGGACGTTGCCCATATCACTACTAAAATTGTCAATGCTCGGAGAGCAGGTCGCATGGCGGAAGCTGAATTTCGAGTTTCCAAAAAAGGTAGTAGGGTTTCCGACTGCAGTTTCAATCTGGGCGCAGAGAGAAAAGGACCTCCACATGGGTCAGGGGATTCAGCTCCAAACAACGCAAAGGGAAGAGACTTTACAAGAATACCTGCCTGCTTCAACTGCGGGAAGCCAGGTCACTTGGCCAAAGAGTGCCGGCAACCCAAGAGGGTCTCACTCATTGCTCATGTCTCACCTGTGCAGGGTGTTAATGCAAAAACCCCGACGCTTTGCACGTCTTGTGCTTCCAAGCAGTACTCGCCTCGCTGCGAGGTTTCTGTcaatggccacacagtgcaaGCTTTACGCGACACGGGAGCCCAGTTGATTGTTGTAGCCAGGCGACTCGTAAGACCCGACAGTTTTACCGGGGCCACAGTTCGTGTGGTGTTGGCAGAGTCGAGGTGCTCCTCAGTTCTGCCCATCGCCAGGGTGGACTTTCAGTCCCCATTCATACAGGGTGTTTTGGACGTGGCTGTCATGGAGTCTCCTGTTGAGGAGGTTCTCATTGGGAATTGTGCTTGGAGAGGGGACGGCTCTTCAATAGTCGTGCCCGTCTATGCTGATCCCAGCCTTGTGGGCGCCGTTCAAACTAGAGCCCAGGCTGCAGCAAATGCCAAACCCTTGCCTACCCTGCCCGTCAAGGATATTCAGATCCATGTGTCACGGGAAGACTTACAGCACCAGCAAAGTGGCGTGTGA